The following proteins are encoded in a genomic region of Dasypus novemcinctus isolate mDasNov1 chromosome 21, mDasNov1.1.hap2, whole genome shotgun sequence:
- the OMG gene encoding oligodendrocyte-myelin glycoprotein, whose product MALMEYQILKMSPCLFILLSLTPGILCICPLQCICTERHRHVDCSGRNLTTLPSGLQENITYLNLSYNHFTDLHNQLTQYTNLRTLDISNNRLERLPAQLPRSLWNMSAANNNIKLLDKSDTAYQWNLKYLDVSKNMLEKVVLIKNTLRSLEVLNLSGNKLWTVPTNMPSKLHIVDLSNNSLTQILPGTLINLPNLTHLYLHNNKFTFIPDQAFDQLFQVQEITLYNNRWSCDHRQNITYLLKWMMETKAHVIGTPCTNQISSLKEHYIYPTPAGVTSGLFTVSGMQTVDTINSLSMVTQPKVTRIPKQYLTKETTFGATLSKDIDLTSSDKAFMPYPEDASTETINSHEAAAATLTIHLQDGMATNTSLTSSTQSSPTPMTLSITSGMPNNFSEMPQQSTTLTLRKEETTTNAKTHLPSAASVWKVNTSFLLMLNFMVMLVG is encoded by the exons ATG GCTTTGATGGAATATCAGATATTGAAAATGTCTCCCTGCCTGTTCATCCTTCTGTCTCTCACGCCtggtattttatgcatttgtcctCTTCAATGTATATGCACAGAAAGGCACAGGCATGTGGACTGTTCAGGCAGAAACTTGACTACATTACCATCTGGACTGCAAGAGAATATTACATATTTAAACCTGTCTTATAACCACTTTACTGATCTGCATAACCAGTTAACCCAATATACCAATCTGAGGACCCTGGACATTTCAAATAACAGGCTTGAAAGGCTGCCTGCTCAGTTACCCCGGTCACTCTGGAACATGtctgctgctaacaacaacattAAACTTCTTGACAAATCTGATACCGCTTATCAGTGGAACCTTAAATATCTGGATGTTTCTAAGAACATGCTGGAAAAAGTTGTtctcattaaaaatacattaagaagTCTTGAGGTTCTCAACCTCAGCGGTAACAAACTTTGGACTGTTCCAACCAACATGCCCTCCAAACTACATATCGTGGACCTGTCCAACAATTCCTTGACACAAATCCTTCCAGGAACACTAATAAACCTGCCAAATCTTACACATCTTTACCTGCACAACAATAAATTCACATTCATTCCAGATCAAGCTTTTGACCAACTCTTTCAGGTGCAAGAGATAACCCTTTACAATAATAGGTGGTCATGTGACCACAGACAAAATATTACTTACTTATTAAAGTGGATGATGGAAACAAAAGCCCATGTAATAGGGACCCCCTGTACTAACCAAATATCATCTTTGAAGGAACATTACATATATCCCACACCTGCTGGAGTTACTTCAGGCCTGTTCACTGTTAGTGGGATGCAGACAGTGGACACCATTAACTCTCTGAGTATGGTAACTCAACCCAAAGTGACCAGAATACCCAAGCAATATCTAACAAAGGAAACAACGTTTGGTGCCACTCTAAGCAAAGACATCGACTTGACTAGCAGTGATAAGGCTTTCATGCCCTATCCAGAAGATGCATCCACAGAAACGATTAATTCACATGAAGCAGCAGCTGCAACTCTAACTATTCACCTCCAAGATGGAATGGCTACAAATACAAGCCTCACTAGCTCAACACAATCATCCCCAACACCCATGACCCTAAGTATCACAAGTGGCATGCCAAATAATTTTTCAGAAATGCCTCAACAAAGCACAACCCTTACCTTACGTAAGGAAGAGACAACCACAAATGCAAAGACTCACTTACCTTCTGCGGCAAGTGTCTGGAAAGTAAATACTTCATTTCTCTTAATGCTCAATTTTATGGTCATGCTGGTTGGCTGA
- the EVI2B gene encoding protein EVI2B, with the protein MDPKYFIFIFFCGHLNDTFFSETEAITTEKQPLSTLFGSKSDVSVNTTGHPLGQPTQHNNTSTGQSTPPAEVNAGHPFPDNITRQPVPTVSASFITSARKLPPSAHNSTSQQPQPPVYTSTQQPSLSIHTSSGKPIPLTVINLPTQPRSTVKNSPRITPGFILETTSTKKTPQKTNSNSTAAILIGVILTSMLVAIIVIVLWKCLRKPVLNDQNWAGRSPFADGETPDICLDNIRENEVPVKRTSIVSLMAWKPSKSTVSADDLEIKLFESSENIEESNNPKTEKIKDQVNGTSEESAGGSTIGTAISSSDDADLPPPPPLLDLEEQENKQSDKPTMTILTPPPVDSTDLPPYLDCLSKSCEDHNSETKQSFLPPPDSFNLPPPPADFMKNQEDSTNEIQCQEFSIPSDSAQDLSESLPAPPAELL; encoded by the coding sequence atggatcccaaatatttcatcttcattttcttttgtggACACTTGAATGATACTTTCTTCTCAGAGACAGAAGCAATCACAACGGAGAAGCAGCCACTGTCTACTTTATTTGGATCAAAGTCAGATGTTTCAGTTAATACAACAGGGCATCCTTTGGGCCAGCCAACACAACACAACAACACTTCTACTGGACAATCAACACCACCTGCTGAAGTCAATGCTGGACACCCATTTCCTGATAACATCACCAGACAACCAGTACCAACAGTCAGTGCCTCCTTCATCACCTCTGCCAGAAAACTACCACCATCTGCCCATAATTCCACTAGCCAACAACCACAACCACCTGTCTATACCTCCACTCAACAACCATCATTATCTATCCACACCTCTTCTGGAAAACCAATACCACTGACTGTTATTAATTTACCCACACAACCAAGATCAACTGTCAAAAATTCACCCAGAATTACACCAGGATTCATCCTAGAAACTACCAgtaccaaaaaaaccccacaaaaaactAATTCTAATTCAACAGCTGCCATATTAATTGGTGTAATTCTGACTTCTATGTTGGTAGCTATAATCGTGATTGTACTATGGAAATGCTTGAGAAAACCAGTTTTAAATGATCAAAATTGGGCAGGTAGATCTCCATTTGCTGATGGTGAAACCCCTGACATATGTTTGGATAACATAAGAGAAAATGAAGTACCTGTAAAACGTACATCAATTGTTTCACTTATGGCCTGGAAACCAAGCAAAAGCACAGTTTCAGCAGATGACTTAGAAATTAAGTTGTTTGAATCAAGTGAAAACATTGAAGAGTCCAACAACCccaaaacagagaaaataaaagatcaaGTAAATGGTACATCAGAGGAGAGTGCTGGTGGATCAACAATTGGCACtgccatttcttcttcagatgaTGCAGATTTGCCTCCACCACCTCCCCTTCTTGATTTGGAAGAGCAGGAGAACAAGCAATCTGACAAACCCACAATGACAATTCTAACTCCTCCTCCAGTTGATTCTACAGATCTCCCACCATATCTGGACTGTCTCAGTAAATCCTGTGAAGATCACAATTCTGAGACCAAACAGTCATTTCTGCCTCCCCCAGACTCATTTAACTTGCCCCCGCCACCAGCAGATTTTATGAAAAACCAGGAAGATTCCACCAATGAGATCCAGTGCCAGGAGTTCTCTATTCCTTCCGACTCTGCTCAAGATCTCAGTGAATCCCTGCCCGCCCCACCGGCAGAACTGCTATAA